In Drosophila teissieri strain GT53w chromosome 2R, Prin_Dtei_1.1, whole genome shotgun sequence, the following proteins share a genomic window:
- the LOC122613206 gene encoding glutathione S-transferase 1: MSKLILYGTEASPPVRAAKLTLAALGIPYEYVKINTLAKETLSPEFLRKNPQHTVPTLEDDGHFIWDSHAISAYLVSKYGQSDDLYPKDLLQRAVVDQRLHFESGVVFVNGLRGITKPLFASGQTTIPKERYDAVIEIYDFVETFLTGHDFMAGDQLTIADFSLITSITALAVFVDIDPVKYAKVTAWIKRIEELPYYEEACGTGARDLVTLLKKFNFTFST; encoded by the coding sequence ATGTCCAAGTTGATTTTGTACGGAACAGAGGCTAGTCCTCCAGTTCGCGCCGCCAAATTGACCTTGGCCGCCCTTGGCATTCCCTACGAATACGTCAAAATAAATACCCTGGCCAAGGAGACCCTTTCGCCTGAGTTCCTGCGCAAGAATCCCCAGCATACGGTGCCCACTTTGGAGGACGATGGCCACTTCATCTGGGACTCACACGCCATCAGCGCCTATCTGGTGTCCAAGTATGGCCAGAGTGACGATCTTTATCCGAAGGATCTTCTCCAGCGTGCTGTGGTGGACCAGCGATTGCACTTCGAGTCGGGAGTGGTCTTTGTCAACGGACTGAGAGGCATCACCAAGCCACTCTTTGCCTCCGGCCAGACCACGAttcccaaggagcgctacGATGCCGTCATAGAGATCTACGACTTTGTAGAGACTTTCCTCACCGGACACGATTTCATGGCCGGAGATCAGCTGACCATTGCGGACTTTAGCCTCATCACATCGATCACCGCACTGGCGGTATTCGTGGACATCGATCCGGTAAAATATGCCAAAGTAACTGCGTGGATCAAGAGGATTGAGGAATTACCCTATTACGAGGAGGCATGTGGCACAGGTGCCCGGGATTTGGTGACCCTCCTCAAGAAATTCAACTTTACCTTCTCAACTTAA
- the LOC122613436 gene encoding glutathione S-transferase 1-like, producing the protein MPKLILYGLEASPPVRAAKLTLAALDVPYEYVVVNTLAKENLSEEFLKKNPQHTVPTLEDDGHFIWDSHAIIAYLVSKYGKTDSLYPKDLLQRAVVDQRLHFESGVIFANALRSITKPLFTGRTTIPTERYDAIIDVYDFLETFLAGNDYVAGNQLTIADFSIISTVSSLVAFVEVDTAKYPRITGWIKRLEQLPYYEEANGNGARTFGTIVKQKNFTFASK; encoded by the coding sequence ATGCCCAAGTTGATCCTTTACGGCCTGGAAGCGAGTCCGCCAGTTCGTGCGGCCAAATTGACTTTGGCTGCCCTGGATGTTCCCTACGAATACGTGGTGGTAAACACTCTGGCCAAGGAGAACCTCTCCGAGGAGTTTCTGAAGAAGAATCCCCAGCACACGGTGCCCACTTTGGAGGACGATGGCCACTTCATCTGGGACTCGCATGCCATCATCGCCTACCTGGTGTCCAAATACGGCAAGACAGACAGTCTCTATCCGAAGGATCTGCTCCAGCGTGCTGTGGTGGATCAGCGATTGCATTTCGAGTCTGGGGTGATCTTCGCCAATGCACTGAGGAGCATTACGAAGCCACTTTTTACTGGTCGGACCACGATTCCCACGGAGCGTTACGATGCGATTATTGACGTCTATGACTTCCTGGAGACATTCCTTGCTGGAAATGACTACGTCGCCGGCAATCAGCTGACGATTGCGGACTTCAGTATCATCTCAACTGTGTCCTCGCTGGTGGCCTTTGTGGAGGTGGACACGGCCAAATACCCACGGATTACTGGCTGGATCAAGAGACTGGAACAGCTTCCCTACTACGAGGAGGCCAACGGCAATGGAGCTCGTACATTTGGGACCATTGTCAAGCAGAAAAACTTCACCTTCGCATCAAAGTAA
- the LOC122613446 gene encoding glutathione S-transferase 1 encodes MVKLTLYGLDPSPPVRAVKLTLAALNLTYEYVNVDIVARAQLSPEYLEKNPQHTVPTLEDDGHFIWDSHAIIAYLVTKYADSDALYPKDPLQRAVVDQRLHFESGVVFANGIRTISKAVLFQGQTKLPKERYDAVIEIYDFVETFLKGNDYIAGNQLTIADFSLVSSVTSLEAFVTFDAVKYPRISAWIKKLEQLPYYEDANGKGVRQLVAVFKKTNFTFDA; translated from the coding sequence ATGGTAAAACTAACTTTATACGGCTTGGATCCCAGTCCCCCAGTTCGCGCTGTAAAACTGACTTTGGCCGCTCTAAACCTAACCTACGAGTATGTAAACGTAGACATTGTGGCCCGAGCACAACTTTCTCCGGAATATCTGGAGAAGAATCCCCAGCACACGGTGCCCACCCTGGAGGATGATGGTCATTTCATCTGGGACTCGCATGCCATCATTGCCTATTTGGTAACCAAATATGCTGACTCCGATGCCCTGTACCCAAAGGATCCTCTCCAGCGGGCTGTTGTGGACCAGCGGCTGCACTTTGAGTCCGGAGTGGTCTTTGCCAATGGCATTAGGACCATTTCGAAGGCAGTTCTCTTCCAGGGACAGACGAAGCTACCGAAGGAGCGATACGATGCCGTCATCGAGATTTACGATTTTGTGGAAACCTTTCTCAAGGGAAACGATTACATCGCCGGAAATCAACTGACCATCGCGGACTTCAGTCTCGTTTCATCTGTGACCTCCCTGGAGGCCTTTGTGACCTTTGATGCGGTCAAGTATCCCAGGATCAGTGCTTGGATCAAAAAGCTGGAACAGCTTCCTTACTACGAGGACGCCAATGGCAAGGGCGTTCGCCAGTTGGTGGCCGTCTTCAAGAAGACCAATTTCACATTCGATGCCTGA
- the LOC122613832 gene encoding glutathione S-transferase 1, whose protein sequence is MVKLTLYGVNPSPPVRAVKLTLAALQLSYEFVNVNISGQEQLSAEYLKKNPEHTVPTLEDDGHFIWDSHAIIAYLVSKYADTDALYPRDLLQRAVVDQRLHFETGVVFANGIKAITKPLFFNGLTRIPKERYDAIVEIYDFVETFLAGQDYIAGDRLTIADFSLISSITSLVAFVDIDRVKYPRIIEWVRRLEQLPYYEEANARGARELETILKSTNFTFAA, encoded by the coding sequence ATGGTCAAGTTGACTCTATATGGTGTGAATCCCAGTCCGCCAGTTCGTGCGGTCAAACTCACGCTGGCTGCCCTTCAGCTGTCCTATGAGTTCGTGAATGTTAACATCTCGGGTCAGGAACAGCTTTCTGCGGAATATCTGAAAAAGAATCCGGAGCACACGGTGCCCACACTGGAGGATGATGGTCACTTCATTTGGGACTCGCATGCCATCATCGCGTACCTGGTGTCCAAATATGCCGATACGGATGCCCTGTACCCCAGAGATCTGCTCCAGCGAGCTGTGGTGGATCAGCGGCTGCACTTCGAGACAGGAGTGGTGTTCGCCAATGGCATCAAGGCCATCACCAAGCCGCTGTTCTTTAATGGCCTGACCAGGATACCCAAGGAGCGCTACGATGCCATTGTCGAGATCTATGACTTTGTGGAGACCTTCCTCGCTGGACAGGATTACATTGCCGGGGATCGGCTGACCATTGCCGATTTCAGCCTGATCTCGTCGATCACTTCGCTGGTGGCGTTTGTGGACATCGATCGGGTGAAATACCCCAGGATCATTGAATGGGTCAGGCGATTGGAGCAGCTGCCCTACTACGAGGAGGCCAATGCGAGAGGCGCCCGGGAATTGGAGACCATTCTAAAGTCCACCAATTTCACTTTTGCAGCCTAG
- the LOC122615214 gene encoding glutathione S-transferase 1, translated as MGKISLYGLDASPPTRACLLTLKALDLPFEYVFVNLFEKENFSEDFSKKNPQHTVPLLQDDDDCIWESHAIMAYLVEKYAASDELYPKDLLQRAKVDQLMHFESGVIFEAALRRLTRPVLFNGESTLPRNQVEHVQQVYDFVETFLDDHDYMAGDQLTIADFSIVSTITSIGVFLELDQAKYPKITAWVERLKELPYYEEANGKGAAQFVQLLRSKNFTVVS; from the coding sequence ATGGGTAAGATCTCGCTGTACGGCCTGGACGCCAGTCCGCCCACCCGGGCATGTCTGCTCACCCTGAAGGCTCTGGACTTGCCCTTCGAGTACGTGTTCGTCAATCTGTTCGAGAAGGAGAACTTCAGCGAGGACTTCTCGAAGAAGAATCCACAGCACACGGTGCCGCTGTTGCAGGACGATGATGACTGCATCTGGGAGTCGCATGCCATCATGGCCTATCTGGTGGAGAAGTACGCGGCCAGCGATGAGCTGTATCCCAAGGATCTGCTGCAACGGGCCAAAGTCGACCAACTGATGCACTTCGAGTCGGGTGTCATCTTCGAGGCGGCCCTAAGGAGACTCACCCGTCCGGTGCTCTTCAACGGCGAGTCCACCTTGCCACGCAATCAAGTGGAACACGTGCAGCAGGTCTATGATTTTGTGGAGACCTTTCTCGATGATCATGACTACATGGCCGGCGATCAGTTGACCATAGCGGATTTCAGCATCGTATCAACCATCACGTCGATTGGTGTTTTTCTGGAGCTGGATCAGGCCAAGTATCCCAAGATTACCGCCTGGGTGGAGAGGCTCAAGGAGCTGCCCTACTACGAGGAGGCCAATGGCAAGGGAGCTGCCCAGTTTGTGCAGCTCTTGAGGTCCAAAAACTTCACTGTAGTTTCCTAA
- the LOC122615215 gene encoding glutathione S-transferase 1-like, which yields MSGIVLYGLDISPPVRSCQLTLRALELEYEFKEVDLLAGEHRTEEFLKKNPQHTIPLLDDNGVLVWDSHAIVCYLVGKYGKTDELYPKDLVKRAQVDQRLYFDASALFMALRNICAPYFCNNVTEISREKADKVRDGYGHLETFLGENPYLTGDTLTVADFCCAATASSLPAFLPLEAEKYPKVAAWLERLQELPYYEEANGLGARKYVDLLKDQLTLL from the coding sequence ATGTCTGGCATTGTGCTGTACGGATTGGACATAAGTCCGCCAGTGAGATCCTGCCAGCTGACCTTGCGAGCCCTGGAACTGGAGTATGAGTTCAAGGAGGTCGATCTTCTGGCAGGCGAGCATCGCACAGAGGAGTTTCTCAAGAAGAATCCCCAGCACACCATTCCGCTGCTGGATGACAATGGAGTGCTGGTGTGGGACTCACATGCCATCGTCTGCTACCTGGTGGGCAAGTATGGCAAGACGGATGAACTGTATCCCAAGGATCTGGTGAAGCGGGCACAGGTTGATCAGCGCCTCTACTTCGATGCCAGTGCCCTGTTCATGGCCCTGCGGAACATCTGTGCTCCGTACTTTTGCAATAATGTCACGGAGATTTCGCGTGAGAAGGCCGACAAAGTGAGGGATGGCTATGGCCACTTGGAGACCTTTCTGGGCGAGAATCCCTACCTAACCGGGGATACGCTCACTGTTGCGGATTTCTGCTGTGCTGCCACGGCCTCATCTCTGCCAGCTTTTCTGCCCCTGGAGGCGGAGAAGTATCCGAAGGTTGCCGCCTGGTTGGAGCGCCTCCAGGAGTTGCCCTACTACGAGGAAGCCAACGGGTTGGGGGCCAGGAAGTACGTGGACTTGCTGAAGGACCAGCTGACCCTTCTGTAA
- the LOC122615095 gene encoding glutathione S-transferase 1-like — MAKLILYGFDGSPAVRAVLLTLSALGLEFEYRIVNLMAGEHLKPEYLKINPQHTVPTLEDDGFLINDSHAINAYLVSKYGKEDTLYPKDLQKRAIVDQRLHYDSSVLVSTARALAAPLVEGKTEIPKARFDALEEVYRTLDAFLQSNDFVAGNNLTIADFHVIAVLTSTVLFREVDATKYPKLAGWVLRISRLPYYEEANGSRMELVANIFKSKKFTIV; from the coding sequence atggccaaactCATTCTATACGGATTCGATGGAAGTCCTGCCGTACGCGCGGTCCTGCTAACCCTTAGCGCCTTGGGTCTGGAATTCGAGTACAGGATTGTGAATCTGATGGCCGGGGAGCACCTCAAGCCGGAGTACCTCAAGATCAATCCACAGCACACTGTTCCCACGCTGGAGGACGATGGTTTCCTTATCAACGATAGCCATGCCATCAATGCCTATCTGGTGAGCAAATACGGCAAGGAGGATACCCTGTATCCCAAGGACCTTCAAAAGCGTGCCATTGTGGACCAGCGTTTGCACTATGACTCCAGTGTGCTGGTCAGCACCGCTCGTGCACTCGCCGCCCCGTTGGTGGAGGGCAAGACCGAGATTCCCAAGGCCAGATTTGATGCCCTGGAGGAGGTGTACAGGACACTCGACGCGTTCCTGCAAAGCAATGACTTTGTGGCTGGAAATAATCTGACCATCGCTGACTTCCACGTCATCGCAGTGCTTACCTCCACGGTGCTCTTCCGTGAGGTGGACGCCACCAAGTACCCCAAGTTGGCGGGCTGGGTTCTGCGCATCAGCAGGTTGCCCTACTACGAGGAGGCCAACGGATCGCGAATGGAGCTGGTGGCCAACATTTTCAAGAGCAAGAAATTCACTATTGTGTAA